One part of the Candidatus Dormiibacterota bacterium genome encodes these proteins:
- the thrC gene encoding threonine synthase has protein sequence MIHRYGDRLPLTEHTPRITLNEGSTPCIESHTIASTLGLGSLHFKFEGLNPTGSFKDRGMVMAVAKAMEAGSQAIICASTGNTSASAAAYAARFGLRAIVVVPSGKIAQGKLLQAQIYGAKVLAIKGNFDRALRAVRELCDRYPVTLVNSVNPYRIEGQKTAAFEIVDQLGDAPEVLAIPVGNAGNITAYWRGFREYHADGLCSRLPRMIGGQAEGSAPIVLGRVVERPRTVASAIRIGNPASWEQAVRARDESEGLIDSVTDGEIITAQRWLASSEGIFAEPASAASLAVLAKAVRAGQVAPGARAVCVLTGNGLKDPDAARRDLAAPIPVDEDVENIARLLKL, from the coding sequence GTGATCCACCGCTACGGCGACCGGCTCCCGCTCACCGAGCACACCCCGCGGATCACCCTCAACGAGGGCAGCACTCCCTGCATCGAGTCCCACACCATCGCCTCGACCCTGGGGCTGGGCTCGCTGCATTTCAAGTTCGAGGGCCTCAACCCCACCGGCTCCTTCAAGGACCGCGGCATGGTGATGGCCGTGGCCAAGGCGATGGAGGCGGGCAGCCAGGCGATCATCTGCGCCTCGACCGGGAACACCAGCGCCTCGGCGGCGGCCTACGCGGCGCGCTTCGGGCTGCGCGCCATCGTGGTGGTGCCCAGCGGCAAGATCGCCCAGGGCAAGCTGCTCCAGGCCCAGATCTACGGCGCCAAGGTCCTCGCCATCAAGGGCAACTTCGACCGGGCGCTGCGGGCGGTGCGCGAGCTCTGCGACCGCTATCCGGTGACCCTGGTCAACAGCGTCAATCCCTACCGCATCGAGGGGCAGAAGACCGCCGCCTTCGAGATCGTCGACCAGCTCGGCGACGCCCCCGAGGTGCTCGCGATCCCGGTCGGCAACGCCGGCAACATCACCGCCTACTGGCGTGGCTTCCGCGAGTACCACGCCGACGGCCTCTGCAGCCGGCTGCCGCGGATGATCGGCGGCCAGGCCGAGGGCTCCGCACCGATCGTGCTCGGCCGGGTGGTCGAGCGGCCCCGGACGGTGGCCTCGGCGATCCGCATCGGCAACCCCGCCAGCTGGGAGCAGGCGGTGCGAGCCCGCGACGAGTCCGAGGGGCTGATCGACTCGGTGACCGACGGGGAGATCATCACCGCGCAGCGCTGGCTGGCCTCCTCGGAGGGGATCTTCGCCGAGCCCGCCTCGGCGGCGTCGCTCGCGGTGCTCGCCAAGGCGGTGCGCGCAGGCCAGGTGGCCCCCGGGGCGCGGGCCGTCTGCGTGCTCACCGGCAACGGCCTCAAGGACCCGGACGCGGCCCGCCGCGACCTCGCCGCACCGATCCCGGTCGACGAGGACGTCGAGAACATCGCCCGGCTGCTGAAGCTGTAG
- a CDS encoding homoserine dehydrogenase translates to METVRVGLLGLGIVGSQVAERLECQRELVTERTGGPVELARVLVRDPAKERRYVPSGAQLTTDAAEILEDPGIGVVIELMGGMEPARTYIERAIDAGKPVVTANKEVMAHHGPELLELAKRRGVDVYYEAAVGGGIPLISTFKIDLLANHISRIQAVINGTTNFIIDRMARDGAAFDDALAEAQRLGFAEADPTYDVEGWDAAFKLTIMSSIAFHGRIDPAAVYREGIRGLDPVDFRYAADMGYTIRLLAYAVDHGEEVELRVHPACIPQSHLLAAVHDAYNAVVIEGDLVGTVLLYGQGAGGRPTASAVVGDVIDLVLSMRKGIDNRISVDVTRPRRVRPLEEVRTAAYLRLHVADRSGVLAEVATILGDLGISISAVLQKQLIVEHAAAELVILTHPAREGDLRTARERLAALETVYGIPAFLRALTPEEAM, encoded by the coding sequence ATGGAGACGGTACGTGTGGGCTTGCTCGGGCTGGGGATCGTCGGCTCCCAGGTCGCGGAGCGGCTGGAGTGCCAGCGTGAGCTGGTGACCGAGCGCACCGGGGGGCCGGTCGAGCTCGCCCGGGTGCTGGTGCGCGACCCCGCCAAGGAGCGCCGCTACGTGCCCTCGGGGGCGCAGCTCACCACCGATGCGGCGGAGATCCTCGAGGACCCGGGCATCGGCGTGGTCATCGAGCTGATGGGTGGCATGGAGCCGGCCCGCACCTACATCGAGCGGGCCATCGACGCCGGCAAGCCGGTGGTGACGGCGAACAAGGAGGTGATGGCCCATCACGGGCCCGAGCTCCTCGAGCTGGCCAAGCGGCGCGGCGTCGACGTCTACTACGAGGCCGCGGTGGGCGGTGGGATCCCGCTGATCAGCACCTTCAAGATCGACCTCCTCGCCAACCACATCTCGCGGATCCAGGCGGTCATCAACGGCACCACCAACTTCATCATCGACCGGATGGCACGCGACGGCGCCGCCTTCGACGACGCGCTCGCCGAGGCCCAGCGGCTGGGGTTCGCCGAGGCCGACCCCACCTACGACGTCGAGGGCTGGGATGCCGCCTTCAAGCTGACGATCATGTCCTCGATCGCGTTCCACGGCCGCATCGACCCCGCGGCGGTCTACCGGGAGGGCATCCGCGGTCTCGACCCGGTCGACTTCCGCTACGCCGCGGACATGGGCTACACCATCCGCCTGCTCGCCTATGCGGTCGACCATGGCGAGGAGGTGGAACTGCGCGTGCATCCCGCGTGCATCCCCCAGAGCCACCTGCTCGCCGCCGTCCACGACGCCTACAACGCGGTGGTGATCGAGGGTGACCTGGTGGGCACCGTGCTCCTCTACGGGCAGGGTGCGGGCGGACGCCCGACCGCGAGCGCGGTGGTGGGCGACGTCATCGACCTGGTGCTGTCGATGCGCAAGGGCATCGACAACCGGATCTCCGTCGACGTCACCCGCCCCCGCCGGGTGCGCCCCCTCGAGGAGGTGCGCACCGCCGCCTACCTGCGGCTCCACGTCGCCGACCGCTCCGGCGTGCTCGCCGAGGTGGCGACGATCCTCGGCGACCTCGGCATCAGCATCTCCGCGGTGCTGCAGAAGCAGCTGATCGTGGAGCACGCTGCCGCCGAGCTGGTGATCCTGACCCATCCGGCGCGAGAGGGGGACCTGCGCACCGCCCGGGAGCGGCTGGCCGCGCTCGAGACCGTGTACGGCATCCCCGCCTTCCTGCGTGCCCTGACCCCCGAGGAGGCGATGTGA
- a CDS encoding response regulator transcription factor gives MIRVLVADDHPVVRHGLCTMLEIEDDIVVVGRAADGEEAVRLARESSPDIVLLDVQMPRVDGIEALRRIRAANPEARVIVLTTYRNEDYIFPALEAGARGYLLKDASRTELAAAVRAVHRGESLLDPQVAETVNNAPRHDALTPREHEVLRLMADQKSNAQIAERLFVSENTVKTHVSNILAKLGCGDRAGAVLTAWKRHLIP, from the coding sequence ATGATCCGGGTCCTGGTCGCCGACGATCACCCCGTGGTCCGCCACGGGCTCTGCACCATGCTCGAGATCGAGGACGACATCGTCGTGGTGGGCCGCGCCGCCGACGGCGAGGAGGCGGTGCGGCTGGCCCGCGAGAGCAGCCCCGACATCGTCCTGCTCGACGTCCAGATGCCCAGGGTCGACGGCATCGAGGCGCTGCGGCGGATCCGCGCCGCCAACCCCGAGGCGAGGGTGATCGTGCTCACCACCTACCGGAACGAGGACTACATCTTCCCGGCGCTCGAGGCGGGGGCTCGCGGCTACCTCCTCAAGGACGCCTCGCGCACCGAGCTGGCGGCAGCGGTGCGCGCCGTCCACCGCGGCGAGTCGCTGCTCGACCCCCAGGTCGCCGAGACCGTGAACAACGCTCCACGTCACGACGCCCTCACCCCCCGCGAGCACGAGGTGCTGCGGCTGATGGCGGACCAGAAGAGCAACGCTCAGATCGCGGAGCGGCTGTTCGTCAGCGAGAACACGGTGAAGACCCACGTGAGCAACATCCTCGCCAAGCTCGGCTGCGGCGACCGGGCAGGTGCGGTGCTCACCGCCTGGAAGCGGCATCTCATCCCGTGA
- a CDS encoding histidine kinase, with the protein MLTVALVPLGIFAMVVAADLGSVSRSTVEETNRSILQDQVDAHQREVGNQAQALRVRVEEVGATLRSLRDLAGQAPGPTVADAPAMGFVEHGGVHYVSDGASTVLAGRPLGAAGFDPAVAARDAEATRALIGKMQDLVRTVPGVIQDVWVADTVDTVVRTVPGIPGVRAALDRRAIAGDALLGVDGGTPFSAIAAVGGARTEPAGWAGDPARPDATRTTDPSVNWTETYATGTASEPPPGAGVTAWMAAGMGGRLRVGIDVSAAQLTAGLIDLHPSGEPHAYPLLLSSGNRLLAGGNPATREFGEVGGALRMPADPAFRGGLAAVEASGHPQALPVRVGGEDKELFTAPIAGVEWVLATVVPKTDLLPEQAGLTRGIETGVRRILFHVVPVGLLLCGLAFGLAHLLARRLVDPVRALTVAAERLGDGNTDEPVPPQGEDEVGQLAISLERMRRDINASRDAIMAAARELEGRVTERTAELRDRNEELVALNALAASLTRSLDPVTILGDALDTMRALLPLSAGRGWLHQGDRLTAAAGWGSPAPGLEDELRAVAEEASDAHRLVVRPVAGGQLVGLPLETGDGPLGALALATGRPRLETRTRTLLRGVGDLVGLALRTARLSAEGRELAVLEERTRLAREIHDTLAQQLTAIVLQLEAAEVFLDRDAGRARQVVVSARDQARAALAEARRSVWDLRPAPLDHTGLAAALRHEARRWQARSGIAARVRTHGLPVPLALDPQTEVALFRIAQEALANVARHSHAGRVDIRLELRSGVLRLGVRDDGDGFEAGERSPGRFGLVGMAERARLAGATLEIESSPGSGTRVTVRLPLADVAVPASA; encoded by the coding sequence ATGCTGACGGTCGCCCTGGTGCCCCTGGGCATCTTCGCGATGGTGGTGGCCGCCGATCTGGGCTCGGTCAGCCGGAGCACCGTGGAGGAGACCAACCGCAGCATCCTCCAGGACCAGGTCGACGCCCACCAGCGCGAGGTCGGCAACCAGGCCCAGGCGCTGCGGGTGCGGGTCGAGGAGGTGGGGGCCACGCTGCGGTCGCTCCGCGACCTCGCCGGCCAGGCGCCCGGCCCGACCGTGGCCGACGCCCCGGCGATGGGGTTCGTCGAGCACGGCGGAGTCCACTACGTGTCCGACGGCGCCAGCACCGTGCTCGCCGGCCGGCCCCTCGGCGCCGCCGGCTTCGACCCGGCGGTGGCCGCCCGCGACGCGGAGGCGACCCGGGCGCTGATCGGCAAGATGCAGGACCTGGTCCGGACCGTCCCGGGGGTGATCCAGGACGTCTGGGTCGCCGACACCGTCGACACCGTGGTGCGCACCGTGCCCGGCATCCCCGGGGTGCGCGCCGCCCTCGACCGCCGCGCCATCGCCGGCGATGCGCTGCTCGGCGTCGACGGCGGCACCCCCTTCTCGGCGATCGCCGCCGTCGGCGGCGCCCGCACCGAGCCCGCCGGCTGGGCGGGCGACCCGGCCCGCCCCGACGCCACCCGCACCACCGACCCCTCGGTGAACTGGACCGAGACCTACGCCACCGGAACCGCCTCGGAGCCGCCGCCGGGCGCCGGGGTCACCGCCTGGATGGCGGCGGGCATGGGCGGCCGGCTGCGGGTCGGCATCGACGTCAGCGCCGCCCAGCTGACCGCCGGGCTGATCGACCTCCATCCCTCCGGCGAGCCCCACGCCTACCCCCTGCTGCTGAGCAGCGGCAACCGCCTGCTCGCCGGCGGCAACCCTGCCACCCGCGAGTTCGGCGAGGTCGGCGGCGCGCTCCGGATGCCCGCCGACCCCGCGTTCCGCGGCGGGCTCGCCGCGGTCGAGGCCAGCGGCCATCCCCAGGCGCTCCCGGTGCGGGTCGGGGGCGAGGACAAGGAGCTCTTCACCGCCCCGATCGCCGGGGTGGAGTGGGTCCTGGCCACGGTGGTACCGAAGACCGACCTGCTGCCTGAGCAGGCGGGCCTGACCCGGGGCATCGAGACCGGGGTGCGCCGCATCCTCTTCCATGTGGTCCCGGTGGGGCTGCTCCTCTGCGGCCTGGCCTTCGGCCTCGCCCACCTGCTCGCCCGCCGCCTCGTCGACCCGGTGCGTGCCCTCACCGTGGCCGCCGAGCGGCTCGGCGACGGCAACACCGACGAGCCGGTGCCCCCCCAGGGGGAGGACGAGGTGGGCCAGCTGGCGATCTCGCTGGAGCGGATGCGCCGGGACATCAACGCCTCCCGGGACGCGATCATGGCGGCCGCCCGGGAGCTGGAGGGTCGGGTCACCGAGCGCACCGCCGAGCTCCGCGACCGCAACGAGGAGCTGGTCGCGCTCAACGCCCTGGCGGCCTCGCTGACCCGCTCGCTCGACCCCGTCACCATCCTCGGCGACGCCCTCGACACGATGCGCGCCCTGCTCCCGCTGAGCGCCGGCCGGGGCTGGCTCCACCAGGGCGACCGGCTCACCGCCGCGGCGGGGTGGGGATCGCCCGCGCCCGGCCTCGAGGACGAGCTCCGTGCGGTTGCCGAGGAGGCCTCCGACGCCCACCGGCTGGTGGTCCGCCCGGTGGCCGGCGGCCAGCTGGTCGGGCTTCCGCTGGAGACCGGCGACGGCCCCCTCGGCGCCCTCGCCCTGGCCACCGGCCGTCCCCGGCTCGAGACCCGGACCCGCACCCTGCTCCGCGGCGTCGGCGACCTGGTCGGTCTCGCCCTGCGCACCGCCCGGCTGAGCGCGGAGGGCCGCGAGCTCGCCGTGCTCGAGGAGCGCACCCGGCTGGCCCGCGAGATCCACGACACCCTGGCCCAGCAGCTCACCGCGATCGTGCTCCAGCTCGAGGCCGCCGAGGTCTTCCTCGACCGCGACGCCGGCCGCGCCCGGCAGGTGGTGGTGAGCGCCCGCGACCAGGCCCGGGCGGCGCTCGCCGAGGCGCGGCGGTCGGTCTGGGACCTGCGGCCGGCGCCGCTCGACCACACCGGCCTGGCGGCGGCGCTGCGCCACGAGGCACGGCGCTGGCAGGCGCGCAGCGGCATCGCCGCCCGGGTGCGCACCCACGGCCTGCCGGTGCCCCTCGCCCTCGACCCCCAGACCGAGGTGGCCCTCTTCCGGATCGCCCAGGAGGCGCTCGCCAACGTCGCCCGGCACAGCCACGCCGGCCGGGTCGACATCCGGCTGGAGCTGCGCTCCGGGGTGCTGCGGCTGGGCGTCCGCGACGACGGCGACGGCTTCGAGGCCGGGGAGCGGTCCCCGGGCCGGTTCGGCCTGGTGGGCATGGCCGAGCGCGCCCGCCTCGCGGGAGCCACCCTGGAGATCGAGAGCAGCCCCGGCTCGGGCACCCGGGTGACGGTGCGGCTGCCCCTCGCCGACGTCGCCGTGCCCGCCTCGGCATGA
- a CDS encoding peptide ABC transporter substrate-binding protein, whose product MGQRIAGVLGVGALAVLAACGSGGGGTTPTGEPTQTGAVNGGTLTVGVLQEPTSFLAAGIVDSMTYSYAVDAPIVEGLLWYRSKDETQNAKTLADFWRPDLATEVPTTANGDVKTSGCKNVTFGGKEQTPKMCVTWKLRDGVLWHDGTTFSSKDVCDTFAFFWQKYQTKNPTNVQNPTGWQETIGCDDSNKLQAVVSYRSTYGGYLSQATGVYGILPSKLLQNAFNGAGGAGADLEKTPQTVNLTLGSGNTDAYTGTETLDKMIDGTGPYVFQKYEPGKDIILVRNKKYWDTKHQPHLDKIIMKIVSDTKAQLDQARAGEIQFGMDYRLALLKDLNDTAKNGKLRVQTIPESGAEKIDFNLCDNAKGLCGDQATKSPFTADIKVRQAMIKAINRDLIVKSIAAGETVVPQDSWIYLGAEFIRTTPSEDPTTGYDPAGAIKILEDAGYKLNPSCHGGLGRADSSGRCMDLSFVTTSGNTARQNAQIAVQADLQKVGIYTNLSDVKSGKLFGNFADGGLLYTHQFQLAMYTNTMSSPAEPDSWYPGYHADCGGSCPEFNQVPSTANNGVGQNDTGENNPTVDKLFDQARATVDLSQRAKAYKQIEAQLAKDLPEIPLYQQVVVNSETTRLHGVQPNDVVWTFNMYDWYCDAGNCQG is encoded by the coding sequence ATGGGACAGAGAATCGCCGGCGTCCTGGGGGTGGGCGCGCTGGCGGTGCTCGCCGCCTGCGGAAGCGGCGGGGGCGGCACCACGCCCACCGGGGAGCCCACCCAGACCGGGGCGGTGAACGGCGGCACCCTCACCGTGGGCGTGCTCCAGGAGCCCACCTCCTTCCTGGCGGCGGGCATCGTCGACTCCATGACCTACTCGTACGCGGTCGACGCTCCGATCGTCGAGGGGCTGCTCTGGTACCGGTCGAAGGACGAGACCCAGAACGCCAAGACCCTCGCCGACTTCTGGCGGCCCGACCTGGCCACCGAGGTGCCCACCACCGCCAACGGCGACGTCAAGACCTCCGGGTGCAAGAACGTCACCTTCGGGGGCAAGGAGCAGACGCCGAAGATGTGCGTCACCTGGAAGCTCCGCGACGGCGTGCTCTGGCACGACGGCACCACCTTCTCGTCGAAGGACGTGTGCGACACCTTCGCGTTCTTCTGGCAGAAGTACCAGACCAAGAACCCCACCAACGTGCAGAACCCCACCGGCTGGCAGGAGACCATCGGCTGCGACGACAGCAACAAGCTGCAGGCGGTGGTGAGCTACCGGTCCACCTACGGCGGCTACCTGAGCCAGGCCACCGGCGTGTACGGCATCCTGCCGTCCAAGCTCCTCCAGAACGCCTTCAACGGCGCCGGCGGGGCGGGCGCCGACCTGGAGAAGACGCCGCAGACGGTCAACCTGACCCTCGGCTCGGGCAACACCGACGCCTACACCGGCACCGAGACCCTCGACAAGATGATCGACGGCACCGGGCCGTACGTCTTCCAGAAGTACGAGCCGGGCAAGGACATCATCCTGGTGCGGAACAAGAAGTACTGGGACACCAAGCACCAGCCCCACCTCGACAAGATCATCATGAAGATCGTCTCGGACACCAAGGCGCAGCTCGACCAGGCGCGGGCGGGTGAGATCCAGTTCGGCATGGACTACCGGCTCGCCCTGCTCAAGGACCTCAACGACACCGCCAAGAACGGCAAGCTGCGAGTCCAGACCATCCCCGAGTCGGGCGCGGAGAAGATCGACTTCAACCTCTGCGACAACGCCAAGGGACTGTGCGGCGACCAGGCCACCAAGAGCCCGTTCACCGCGGACATCAAGGTGCGCCAGGCGATGATCAAGGCGATCAACCGTGACCTGATCGTGAAGAGCATCGCCGCCGGCGAGACCGTGGTGCCGCAGGACTCCTGGATCTACCTGGGGGCGGAGTTCATCCGCACCACCCCGAGCGAGGACCCGACCACCGGCTACGACCCGGCGGGCGCGATCAAGATCCTCGAGGACGCCGGCTACAAGCTGAACCCGAGCTGCCACGGCGGCCTCGGCCGCGCCGACTCCTCGGGCCGGTGCATGGATCTCAGCTTCGTCACCACCTCCGGCAACACCGCCCGCCAGAACGCCCAGATCGCCGTCCAGGCCGACCTGCAGAAGGTGGGCATCTACACCAACCTCAGCGACGTCAAGTCGGGCAAGCTCTTCGGCAACTTCGCCGACGGCGGCCTGCTCTACACCCACCAGTTCCAGCTGGCGATGTACACCAACACGATGTCCTCGCCGGCCGAGCCGGACAGCTGGTACCCGGGCTACCACGCCGACTGCGGCGGCAGCTGCCCGGAGTTCAACCAGGTCCCGTCGACGGCGAACAACGGCGTCGGCCAGAACGACACCGGCGAGAACAACCCCACCGTCGACAAGCTCTTCGACCAGGCCCGCGCCACCGTCGACCTGAGCCAGCGCGCCAAGGCCTACAAGCAGATCGAGGCGCAGCTCGCCAAGGACCTGCCCGAGATCCCGCTCTACCAGCAGGTGGTGGTGAACAGCGAGACCACCCGGCTCCACGGGGTCCAGCCGAACGACGTGGTCTGGACCTTCAACATGTACGACTGGTACTGCGACGCGGGGAACTGCCAGGGCTGA
- a CDS encoding ABC transporter permease, with amino-acid sequence MWKYIVKRLALGALTVLVITFVVYGFLWLLPEKPYAALINRPNQPLAAKLAIIHRFGADQPFFVQYWTFLKNLLKPLWTWWGFPPHAPQPPDLGESIPLHSQVFDAIRVRMPATAELMITSYILTLLIAVPVGIISAVKQYSKLDNAVTSLSFLGISLPNYWFGSILIYLLADLPYQHGFGTIFPASGQHTGEQTGFLDLVWHLSLPVMVLAVQSIAGYARFIRSSMLETLNQDYVRTARAKGLANQRVVIRHAFRNSLLPFITLLGLDIPTLFVGAVITEFVFSWPGMGQLFVIAADGNDYSTLLGILLILSTMVIVFNLLADIAYTWADPRISYERTRG; translated from the coding sequence ATGTGGAAGTACATCGTCAAGCGCCTGGCGCTCGGCGCCCTCACGGTCCTGGTCATCACCTTCGTCGTCTACGGCTTCCTGTGGCTGCTTCCCGAGAAGCCCTACGCGGCGCTGATCAACCGGCCCAACCAGCCGCTCGCCGCCAAGCTGGCGATCATCCACCGCTTCGGTGCCGACCAGCCCTTCTTCGTCCAGTACTGGACCTTCCTCAAGAACCTCCTCAAGCCGCTCTGGACCTGGTGGGGGTTCCCGCCCCACGCCCCCCAGCCGCCCGACCTGGGGGAGTCGATCCCGCTCCACTCCCAGGTCTTCGACGCCATCAGGGTGCGGATGCCGGCGACCGCCGAGCTGATGATCACCTCGTACATCCTCACCCTGCTGATCGCGGTGCCGGTCGGCATCATCAGCGCCGTCAAGCAGTACAGCAAGCTCGACAACGCGGTGACCAGCCTGTCGTTCCTGGGCATCTCGCTGCCCAACTACTGGTTCGGCTCGATCCTCATCTACCTGCTCGCCGACCTGCCCTACCAGCACGGGTTCGGCACCATCTTCCCGGCCAGCGGCCAGCACACCGGTGAGCAGACCGGCTTCCTCGACCTGGTCTGGCACCTCAGCCTGCCGGTGATGGTGCTCGCGGTGCAGTCGATCGCCGGCTACGCGCGCTTCATCCGGAGCTCGATGCTCGAGACCCTCAACCAGGACTACGTGCGCACCGCCCGGGCCAAGGGGCTGGCCAACCAGCGGGTGGTGATCCGCCACGCCTTCCGCAACTCGCTGCTGCCGTTCATCACCCTGCTCGGGCTCGACATCCCCACCCTCTTCGTGGGCGCGGTGATCACCGAGTTCGTCTTCAGCTGGCCGGGGATGGGCCAGCTCTTCGTCATCGCCGCCGACGGCAACGACTACTCCACGCTGCTCGGCATCCTGCTGATTCTCAGCACCATGGTGATCGTCTTCAACCTGCTCGCGGACATCGCCTACACCTGGGCCGACCCGCGGATCAGCTACGAGCGCACCCGGGGATGA
- a CDS encoding ABC transporter permease, which translates to MTTTNTILTPGGAADAAAVDFETTKEIGYYRLVWRRFCSRRVALVGAVVLVVLALACYVGPFFLPAERVDLTITNLAPFTSIHHILGTDDTGRDLLLRNLTGGRISLLVGVTAMLLTITIATVLGALSGFFGGIIDSAVTALTNAVLSIPSILILVMFAKWRGQSVLTIVVGIALIGWPATARIVRSVVLSVREKEFVEAARAVGTPRLRIISRHLIPNALGPIVVSASLTIGAAVLLESALSFLGLGINPPTATWGSLLNEGRDKLSNPSGIFYSLWPGFMILITVLSFNYIGDALRDAFDPRSLER; encoded by the coding sequence ATGACCACCACCAACACCATCCTCACCCCGGGAGGCGCCGCCGATGCCGCCGCCGTCGACTTCGAGACCACCAAGGAGATCGGCTACTACCGGCTGGTGTGGCGGCGCTTCTGCAGCCGCCGGGTGGCGCTGGTGGGCGCGGTCGTGCTGGTGGTGCTCGCCCTCGCCTGCTACGTCGGCCCCTTCTTCCTGCCCGCCGAGAGGGTCGATCTGACCATCACCAACCTCGCCCCCTTCACCAGCATCCACCACATCCTCGGCACCGACGACACCGGTCGCGACCTGCTGCTCCGCAACCTCACCGGGGGCCGCATCTCGCTGCTGGTGGGGGTGACGGCGATGCTGCTCACGATCACCATCGCCACCGTCCTGGGGGCGCTCAGCGGGTTCTTCGGCGGCATCATCGACAGCGCGGTGACCGCGCTCACCAACGCCGTGCTCAGCATCCCCTCGATCCTCATCCTGGTGATGTTCGCCAAGTGGCGGGGGCAGAGCGTGCTCACGATCGTGGTCGGCATCGCCCTGATCGGCTGGCCGGCCACCGCCCGCATCGTGCGCTCGGTGGTGCTCAGCGTCCGCGAGAAGGAGTTCGTCGAGGCGGCGCGGGCGGTGGGCACGCCGCGGCTGCGGATCATCAGCCGCCACCTCATCCCCAACGCGCTGGGGCCGATCGTGGTCTCCGCCTCGCTGACCATCGGCGCCGCCGTCCTGCTCGAGTCGGCGCTCTCCTTCCTGGGGCTGGGCATCAACCCGCCCACCGCCACCTGGGGCAGCCTGCTCAACGAGGGCCGCGACAAGCTCAGCAACCCCAGCGGCATCTTCTACTCGCTCTGGCCGGGGTTCATGATCCTCATCACCGTGCTCAGCTTCAACTACATCGGCGACGCCCTGCGCGACGCCTTCGACCCTCGGTCGCTGGAGCGCTGA
- a CDS encoding ABC transporter ATP-binding protein produces the protein MEPPPLLSIEGLRTHFLTNDGVVRAVDGINLSVRQGETLGLVGESGCGKSITALTVMRLLSRPGRAVAGRVTFNGRNLLEISEHEMEDVRGNDIAMIFQEPMTSLNPVFRVGDQIAEGLERHLGVGREEAHDRVVELFTTVGIPSPERRLREYPHQLSGGMRQRVMIAMALACKPKLLIADEPTTALDVTIQAQILELIKELKRTQNMAVIMITHDLGVIAEVAQNVAVMYAGKIVERAQVEELFAAPQHPYTQGLLGSIPSPDKLGRRLDVIRGTVPHPLNLPPGCTFAPRCPQRMDICDTAFPALDSTGPSHDVACYLYTSRQDEVRSTGPMRLEPGSPLADEVLPAQEGLTA, from the coding sequence ATGGAGCCGCCGCCGCTGCTCAGCATCGAGGGGCTGCGCACCCACTTCCTCACCAACGACGGGGTGGTGCGCGCCGTCGACGGGATCAACCTCAGCGTGCGCCAGGGCGAGACCCTGGGGCTGGTGGGCGAGTCGGGGTGCGGCAAGAGCATCACCGCGCTCACGGTGATGCGGCTGCTGTCGCGCCCGGGGCGGGCGGTCGCGGGCCGGGTGACCTTCAACGGCCGCAACCTCCTCGAGATCTCCGAGCACGAGATGGAGGACGTCCGCGGCAACGACATCGCGATGATCTTCCAGGAGCCGATGACCTCGCTGAACCCGGTGTTCCGGGTCGGCGACCAGATCGCCGAGGGCCTCGAGCGTCACCTCGGGGTGGGCCGCGAGGAGGCCCACGACCGGGTGGTCGAGCTCTTCACAACCGTCGGCATCCCGTCTCCCGAGCGGCGGCTGCGCGAGTATCCGCACCAGCTGTCCGGGGGGATGCGCCAGCGGGTGATGATCGCGATGGCGCTGGCCTGCAAACCGAAGCTGCTGATCGCCGACGAGCCCACCACCGCCCTCGACGTCACCATCCAGGCACAGATCCTCGAGCTCATCAAGGAGCTGAAGCGCACCCAGAACATGGCGGTGATCATGATCACCCACGATCTCGGGGTGATCGCCGAGGTCGCCCAGAACGTGGCGGTGATGTACGCCGGCAAGATCGTCGAGCGGGCCCAGGTCGAGGAGCTCTTCGCCGCCCCCCAGCACCCCTACACCCAGGGGCTGCTGGGCTCGATCCCGTCACCCGACAAGCTGGGACGCCGCCTCGACGTCATCCGCGGGACGGTGCCGCACCCGCTCAACCTCCCCCCCGGCTGCACCTTCGCGCCCCGCTGCCCGCAGAGGATGGACATCTGCGACACCGCCTTCCCGGCGCTGGACTCGACCGGGCCCTCCCACGACGTCGCCTGCTACCTGTACACCAGCCGGCAGGACGAGGTGCGCTCCACGGGGCCGATGCGGCTCGAGCCCGGCAGCCCGCTCGCCGACGAGGTGCTCCCCGCCCAGGAGGGGCTGACGGCATGA